aattaatatttgacaGGAAACGAGAAAAAGCCTCGCTTGAGGATGAAAAGGTGTTTCGGAAGCTACTGTACGTAGTTACGGGGGAGTGAAACGGCAACAGCGAAGGTATTATCGATTTTATCAACGGGGGCTAGGGGATTCTTTCTCACGTATGCACGGGGTGAGTCAGAAAGGGTTTGCATAGCGGCGCATCGAGAAAAGCTGTCCACTAACCTTCGGATAACTCGAGATCCAGCTCAGCAAGTTTTTCCCGCACGTCCTCCGGGAGTTTGCCGATGTCGATGTTGAACTCGGCCATCACTAGGCCATCCGCGCTGCGCCGAGATCACCAATTCTCCAGCCGTACATACCACGACCCGTCACCACTGCTCGGCCATCTTGCCTTACACTGATACGAGGGACTGCCATTAGCTGGCGACACTGTTCGTTTAGACATCTACCGGCTAAACAGTTGATCCGCAATCGGCGATTACATACATTCACTGATAACGTGTATAAATCCTATtcatgaaagaaaaataataaattgaatatcaattctatacttttataaattgttaaaaacCTCTATCGTTCCCGCTACTTTCCTTATTTGTTACATACAATCTCTTTTACGATATTTCTTTCAATAATACCTAATAATTATGTTATAAACATTGGCATAACTATATAGGATCCCTGTCCGGAGTTGGCCCTAGCTTTATTAAACACGATAAGTGTTGCTTGATCCTAATTtcatgtaataaaaatatttaattgcaCAGTATATTGCATTTCGTCCCAAATGAATATTCGAACGCATTCAAACTAGTCACGAGAATGACATCTGTTATGCGACTTTATCTTTCAAGTAGCATTCCTTTCACGTGGAACTGAACTGTAATTTTTATAGTGATCACGCGGGCTAACCTCCTAGTATCTGATagtttaatgaaatatataaatttataaatgatcATAGTTTTGTTATTTTCTGTGAGAATATGGAAATACTAGAAGATCCAACGTTTAAGACACAGTaccaaaaatataaaaatcgtGTTAAGTTATGGGAAAGCCGTTTTACAGAAAAACATGGACGTAAGCCGAATAAagtatgtataaaaataatttattatattcaggatttaaatttgatttgattAAAGGCGCCACAGAATTTTTATGTTCTAAtgacaatatttttatttaatttcactaCTTAGCGCCAGTAGTCAGTTATTTTCAGTCATATTTTATCAGAAATATGGGTAGTTTAAATCTTccttgtattttatatttgcagAATGACATTAAGGAGGctgatataaaaattaagGAATCCTACAAAATGTATTGGAAATTGAAAACACGTGCCTTAGAAGAAACTCTTATAGATATTACATTTTCTGAAGAAGTACAAGATAATGTTTTGGATAAAACTTTGACGCAAACATCAGTTGAAGAAACTAAAGAAGATAATAAACCTTTATCAGATGacaataaacaaaatttagaaaatgtatCTCAGAAAGTTACAGAAAATACAGACATAAACATTATACAAAGCACAGACaataaagatattgaaaaTGTAGATCCACACTGTCAGAATCAGGCTGCTGCTGCTACTACTACTTCATTGGTAgttaaaaatgaatgtacaAATATGAAAGGTGTGTGGGGTGATCATCTAAGTAAAAGCAATGAAATACataagaagaaagaaacattACTTGTTGGTAGATCATCTTCCTTTCAGCTatcacaaaataaatttacaagtTCTATGTTTGTGAAAAGAAATCCCAGGAAATCTTTATCAGCATCAAAAATCAAAAGTAAATTTGAGAAAAGTATGAATATTCAGACAAATGTATCTGAAGAATCTACAAATACAGAAACGCATAATGAAGATGGCATTgatgttaataaaaaattaacatcTGTATTTAATAACCCAGTGAAAGTTACTTACACAGAGTCTACGTCTGGTTCACAGTCCATTAACACAATACAGCAAGTGATTGCAGGTCACACTGTTAATAGGAACTTGAATCCAGCATGGCTAGATAGATGTGCTAAGCAAAATAATGTGGAATATTCAGCATTCGATTCACAGAGGCTTTCTGGTACAAGTGATTCTGGAATTGAATCAATGGAATCCAGTATTTATTCACCTAAAGAAAATACTCAAATGTCTGAAACATCTAAACATCCTTTAATATCAGATGAAGAAGATTTTGTTTGTAATAGCGATTCAGAGGAAACATGGAGAAATAAACGCATTAGAAACTTTAAGAAAAACTTTAGTGATCAAGAGATTCACTGCCCTAAAAGACCATGTCtggataataatataaatgttCCTACTATGCAGCAGCTACCAACTAACATGAATGTACATGCTGTGCAGTCTCTTAAAGTGTCTAATGAAGAAGTAAAATACAAAGATTTTAGCACAACTAATGTAACTGCAGATAAAGATAATGATAGGAGTGACAACACAACTATTGTGACAAATGAGGCAAATGACAATGACAAATGCATCGATGAAAACAGCGATACAGAGACAACTAATAAAAATTCGACGAATCGTCGTAAGGTGCGCAGAAGAATTAAGCATATTTCTTCCGATGATTCTGATCccgattttaatgaaaatgataaagtggaaggaaagaagaaagagaaaagctCAAAGACGAAACGAAGAAGTTCAACGAGAAAGAATAAATCTACGAAAGAACCAACTTCAAAACAAGAGAAAAACAGTACAGTTAAAACCAAAAGAACTtctagaaagaaaaagtatgTACAAAGCGATGATGATAACTTTTTAGAAAATGGTACTACAGACCTAGAAACAACTGATAAGGGCTCTGAAATATATGGAGTAGAAACGTTACAAGCTGTTCCAcgattttcaataaatatgtCTAATCAAGGGGATCTGATCGAACAGTGTACCAAATCTGTTTCTTCAACAGCTACTAATTCGACTAAGTCTGTTGCACTTCCTAAATcgaaaggaaaattaacagacaaagaaaaattagaaaaaaagataGCGGATGGGAATGTAAACGAGAACTTTGTTagaattaatttgaaaaagaaaatatttgtacgTGGCCATAAACATTTCAACTTTTCGAAATACAAGAAAAATCAGtggaaacaaagaaaaaaagatcTTCAGTCTAGTGAAAATAGCTTAGTGGTAGCTGACTATCTTGAGAAGAAAGGCGTTTCGAATTGCTTTAAATGCGGAGAAGTGGGTCATTTTTCCCGAAACTGTCCAAATAGCAATACCGACGATTTGATACCATTAGGAGAAATAGACGATGGTTCTGAATTCCTAACTTTGGAAGAAGCACAAGAAATGGCTAGTCAAAATGCAGTTATTGCGCATGCTAATAGAATTGACCGTTTACCAGAGAAACCGTCTTATTCTTCTAAAGCAGAAGCTGAACATGAAGgaaaggaaatagaaaagTCGGACAATGATGATTTATGGGAACCTATTGAAAACGAAGTAAGCCAATATACATCGACATTCTTCTAATTACACATTTGTTATTCTCTatttacttaaatttttagGAACTTCTATGTGGACATAAAATACCTGATGAATTGGTAACAAAATTATTGCCTCCAATAATTGGCACAGTACAGCCATTGTACAAGCTTAAAGAAGATCAATCGTGTATAGGTAAGAAACTTAACATTAAGATATATTTATCACTTAATTGATACATCAACGGTATATTGTAATTACAGAAACGCCAGCAGATGTTTTTGAAACACTAGAGAAATTCGGACATAAAAGTTTTAAACCTGGACAAGAAAAAGCAATAATGAGAATACTTTCCGGTCAATCGACTTTAGTGACTTTATCCACTGGCTCTGGAAAATCTTTATGTTATCAGTTACCTGCGTATCTTTATTCGAAATATTCTAATTGTATTACTTTAGTAATATCACCGTTGGTGTCTTTGATGGATGATCAAGTAACAGGCGTACCGTCCTTCTTATCTGCAGCATGTCTGCATACAAATCAAACAGAGAAAGTAAGAAATAACGTTATGCAAATGGTGAAGCAAGGAAAATTGAACATTTTACTAATCTCTCCAGAAGCCGTAGTCGCTGGAGAAAAGTCGACAGGTTTTGGTGCCCTGTTAAGGCAACTTCCACCAATTGCTTTCGCGTGTATAGACGAAGCTCATTGTATTTCACAGTGGTCTCATAATTTCCGTCCGTCATATCTTATGGTTTGTAGAGTTCTTAAAGAAAAAATGGGTGTTAAAACAGTATTAGCTCTCACTGCAACTGCAACAAAAACTACTACAGAGAGCATAGTAAATCATCTAGGGCTACACGATGGAATGGCAGGTGTTATATCTGATATTCCAATGCCGAGAAATCTAATGTTAACTGTTTCCCGAGATGAACACAGAGATCGTGCTTTAATTGAACTGTTACAAAGCGAAAGATTCAAACAATGTAATTCGATTATCGTTTACTGTACTCGACGGGAAGAATGTGTGAGAATTGCTGGGCTCCTAAGGGTTTCTTTACAGGTATTATTTTGTCATTAGACATAAATtagcattattattattattttattatgatCGTTTACTTTTTAATAGGACGCGAATAATTTTACCAAGCCTAACAGCAAGTTGTCTCCCATTGCTGAAGCATACCATGCTGGTTTACCAGCTTCCCGTAGAAAGACGGTGCAAAAAGCTTTTATGAATGGACAAATTAGAATTGTTGTAGCTACTGTTGCTTTTGGTATGGGTATTAACAAATCGGATATTCGTGCTATTATTCATTATAATATGCCTGGAACCTTTGAAAACTACGTTCAAGAAGTTGGAAGAGCTGGCCGGGATGGACAAATAGCACATTGTCATATGTTTTTACATCCAAAGGtactttcaaatttattttccatacatatgtattaaaaatctaatttgtatttaatacattatttttcattgcaGGAGGATGGTGATAAATGGGAATTACGCCGACATATTTATGCAAATGGAGTAGACAGGCATTCGATTAGACGTTTACTTCAAAAAGTTTTTGTCCCGTGTTCGTGTGCAAAGATACAAGCGAAAGATAGAAATTATAGGTGTCCGGGTCACGAGGTTGCTATACCCGTCGATGAAACGGTTATTGCTCTTGATATTTCGGCGGAAATAATTTCAACGCTATTATGTTATCTCGAATTACATCCTAAACGATTTATTACCGTTCTATCATCCGTCTACGTCAGAGCTAGGGTTTCAAGCTACGGTGGTCCTCAAGCGTTAAAACAAGCTGCACAATCTGTGAGCATCTGTAACACGTGTTTCTAAATGTAAATTactttgatgacataaaaaagaaattgattcATTTTTCAGTCACCACCACTGGCAATGGCAATAGCACTCGACTTACAAAAAGGCGTTTCTCATGATAATAGTAGCGTTATTGAGTTTCCCGTTGTAGACGTAGCGTCTGCTATCGGATGGGATAGCGGTGTAGTAAAAAGTCATCTGAAAAATTTAGAATGGAAAACAGGTTTGTTCGAGGGAACAAGATTTCTAAAGATACCCTtcgtaatattaaaatatctcGCTTTTCTTTCAGTTAATGGAGCTTCAAAGCGGTCTAATATATCGGTACGGTATGATACACTTGGCTTAAGGGTAAAAGCTCCGGGAGATCTAACAGATGAAGAGCTAGATGAAGCACTTGAGACATTAGTTGATCGTGCTCGTTTCCAAGAAACTGCAGCTTTACAACAGCTTGAAACAATTAGCGCAACGCTTCATAAACTTAGCATGCCATCGGTCAAAAAGTGTCTAGAATTGAACGATGAAATAACCAATAAATCTAACGAGTTAAAAGACATTATTCGAAATTACTTTGAGGGAAAAATTCTAGTGGATATCGATTCCGTTCAACAAGTATATATTATGATTTCAAATATTGGTACATATCAATTCTATAAGCGTGTGTTATACAGtctttgtatttttgtttcagaCTAAAGTAGAAAATGATGCACAAATAGTCTCGGACGTACGGAACTTAATTGTAAGTTATCGAGACAATAACTTTACTGGACGTGCAATTGCTCGCATTTTTCACGGTATACAAAGTCCGAATTATCCTGCCTATGCTTGGAATAAGTGCCGCTTTTGGAGAGCTCATCTTTCATGCAATTTCAATGCTTTGTGCCAAATTGCAACGAAAGAAATTTTAGCTCTGCGTTAAGGTaggtatttttaatatttaaaaaaaaaagtttttgtGAACTTCAGTTTGTTATAACAACATATTTTAAACGTCACAAATACGCGAATACTATGTGATgctttttgttttaaatactTTAACTGAAACGTAGGGTTCTAATAATACTGGACAAATGTTTATcgaatcattttattttaaaaagcatAAAAAATGTAAGATCGGGTAACACTTTATTGCTTCGACAACAAGTGCCTGAGTTCACTTAGTTAtaatatgtaaaatatttaaccGCGTATATCAAAATAGAGTAActtatttttttacatttataaaataaattgtaatacaAATACTTCAATAAAGTTGATGCCATAATTATTTCCTTCCGTCATTATGCTAATTTTCACGCGTaacaattatgaaatttatatcGTTACATTATTATTGTTAGTAATACACATTCCccgatataaaaattttttcctGCACCATTGCTACTCTTAATTTGTTCCATTTACGTTAGTAAATTGGATTAGGCgtagaataataaaatctaaacGAATAGAAGTCACAAATATCTTTTGTTACTTCCATAATActaaaatacatttaatacgATATGTTCTCTTTGAAGCAGCGTTAAACGCTGCTCGATCTGTGACACGTGTTTCCATGGTgtttagaataaaaaaataatatacatactTTCAATGGCAAGGTTTTCACGTTACAGCCCTCTTCATATAATTACACTGTCGCAAAAATTTGTGCATACGTATTTGTTGCATTTTCCCAACGCGGTCCATGCACGTTTCATTCTGGCACAGGGCGCAAAATTCCGATGATATCGCATGAAATGGTGAACGAAAGTAAACGCTAGCATTTTTCAATGCCTTATTTTTACGGTGAGCCCATACGTGCAACGATACTTCGAATATCATTAACACGGGCAAAAACCATCGGAAACATAAAACGGCGAGGAAAAACAGGCAAACTGGATTTATTTGTCCAAAAGAGGCTCCAACGGGGACAGGTTCTAGTTCCATTAGATTTTCGCTTTTCTTTAGAGAACCGTCCTTGGTTGATAAAGtttccttcacctctttaggGATCTAAAGAATTCTTATTTATCACGTATTCGATTACATACATATTAATATTggaatttcataaataatatatagAAATTACTACCTGAAAGCGTATCTTTCGATTCTTAGTCATTTCAAATCCTATCACGTTGATCTCTGGCTCTCCCGTTTCAGCATTGTTTACCGAACTAAGAAGCCGCTGTATCTCACAGTCGGAAGCTGGAACATTAATACTCTCTCCAGTTTCCTCGTCGACGAAAGTTCGGTCCATTTCTTCGTCAATATTTcagtataaaaaaatacgtgcaGACACGTATTTCCCGTGGTCTCGTATTTGGAAAGGAAAACAGAGTTTAATGTATTCGAACGTATGGCCGGGTCCTTGGGGTCACTTCCCGGATACTCTGGCTGTGCACGCGGCTTTTATTATAACGATTAGAAACCTTGTTCAACAGGATTTTCTGGAACAGGGTAAACGATCATCTATTATTATCCGTCTAATCAACtgcttttattttactttcaatCGATCCACTAATATTTCACTTTCATTACGATCAAGGCGAACAAAGAGGAAATAAAACAGCGAGGTTCACTTTTGCATCAAATTAATTACTGACCGTGAATCAGacattaaaaaacaaaacgaTAATACACGGTTgcaatagaaatttttaaaagcaCTATAcccattgaaattttaaatgtacCATTGTGTTCCTGGATATTAACTATTAAGTAGATGCTAAATGGTCAAAAGAGTTATACATGGATGTCGGAGTGACCGTTTGATCcatattaatttcaaaattattttttcttagaTCCTCCGGATTCGATCAGGTGAATACGATTGATCGCGTGCATTTGTATTCTTCATTTCCCATCGCGCTTGATGACTTAATACGAATAAATACCGAACATAAGTCACTTAGGTAATAAAGGTTAAAAGAGAAACCACGTCACATTGCACGCGTGAAATTTTGAACATCGCAAAGTATCAACGATGATTTTCGATAGATTAATCCTTTATAAGGCGGGAGGTGAACGgttgaatttaaattacaatagCGGTAAACTACAATTGAAATTTCAGGAAACTAACCAAATTATAGAAATACATTTAACTTAATTATGAGTCTAAACTGTCGCAACTATTATCATATGTAACATCTTCGAAACTGTCGCAACTATTATTATAGGTAACATCTTGGAAACAGTCACACCATGTGCAACATCTCCTACAAGCTTGGGCGATAACTGTACAAATGTATTCGAGTGCACAGCACATGATATAATATACGTTTTCAAGCagctatttttatttaatcgaTTGAAGTTTTATTATaacaaattttgttttcttttatacaTACAGTGGATGGAAAAAGGTATTAAGACTAAAGAACGCCTCATGCCTCTCACAGCTTCACGTTTTTCCCCCAAGGACTAATTATCAAATATGATCTTATGCAATCGCGAAAAAAAATTAGACATCATTCTCGAGGCAGGATTATAACGCTTACGAGTTAAGTTTTTCGCAAGATTCGAATCGAGTCCTTAATTTCGTTTAATGGCGCCGCTGCGAATTCTGTCTAATTAACCGGTAACGAGAAATATAATTGCTCACGCCTTGGCGGAAAAATGGAATTCAAATTTACGCGTCACATTTTAAAGAGcacttaataaaataattaattgtaagaaaaattgttagCGAAATGAAAgtgttttaataatataactgaataaaaatattgaatgctTTCGCTAAGAATATTCCagatattaaataaagaatGGATGTCCGACTCCCATCGCTAGGTTATAATTACGTCAAGATTGACTCGCTACGTAATCGAAGCTTACAAGCGATTTGTACACGAACTCTTACAACAGTTTTACAAAACAATGTTGTATTGATGTAGGAAAAGAGCCTGattgtatataatattatGGAAATTGAAAGTCATTACCATAATTTGTACGGTTCCGCTATATATTATTAAGTTGTACGTAAAATAAGTTTCGGAATAGCAATACTATCAAATTATTGTCACaacaattattaaaacatatagaagttaaaataaataatcaattaaaaaaatgataagaaACATAATTAAGAAGGAAATCTATATAAATATGTGTTGCATTTATTGACAAAAATTGATTGAAGGataataatactaattatGTTTATAATCCTCACAGAATAGGAAGAAATTTTATAagattaattacaaaattaatttttgatgaTGTAACATTTAATTTCCCAGTAGTTTAGTcagaaaatacaaatttaaaattgtcaATCGTTCACCTCGTAGATTGTTCTTATACGTACATTAAAATAAAGATTCGATTTATAGGTTAATATTCTATAGTATATGGTAACAATGAAATGATAATTCgtgtgtaaaaataaaatttaatagcATGTACTTACGCATGTTGAAAGGAGTGTAAATACGTTCGCTGATAAAAACGTAATTAACTTGCTTGTATTAAGATTCGAGTTACACACTGGGAATATCACGTCTTTGCGTTAAGTGGATTCACATCTGAACAGAATATCAGATTAAAAATTGCGTGGAAAACACTGTATTGGCCATAAAATATAACATATTGCAACGATCAGGCCGAGAACGACCACACAACTCTTCCCGCAACTGTGTTTGGACTGAGGTGTGTCGAATGAGTACGAACACATCTATATAGAACGTactacaattatttttttcatagaaactgttcttaaggtgatgcgagcgtcgaggccgaacttcgaattccccgtcggtaaaacagtcaacgtttcatcgaaaattaggccgaacagaaTCTGATTTAAGCGCCATCTCAATTATCGCATGCTATACTACGTCACCTTCCGCATACACCTACATAAATGACACATATGTAtatgctacgatagctatatgtataagtacataattaaacaatactgaccatccattcattattattaattttcgttCCGTAAAATTGTAGTTGCAATGTGATACACTTCAGAATCTGAAAGGCATAGTtcctgaaaaatatgtaacagagattaaatagaaaaaaaagcatAAATTTCGCAATCAATTCACTTGTATTATTTgctgtataattaataaatatatcatagaaataatgatacagttattaattagtcatcaaataataacgattgcccAGTTCTCACCACAAGGAGGTTGCTGTGGTATGGAGACCCGCCCTACCTCATCCCATCCATcctccatttatgcaaatttttactttcattcaATAATGAATTCCTCTCGAAAATtgttataagaaaaatatttgttagtCAACGTAGCGAATTTCTATCAAATGAAAAGCAGAAATTATGTGTTCTGTGGACAAGAGCGAAATCTGGCGTCTGACCAGAGTCATGGATAAAGTCATGGCCTTTCCAATGTATAACGTCTCTGCTTGAAATATCTTCGCCAGGGTTGATTTCTTTCTACCATTGCGTATCAAACAACTTCGttctttctaaattccatattttatgattttctttttattttatttttaaccgacttcgaaaagaagGAGGTAATTAGTCATTTGTAATTAGTCAAAAATCATACAAGTTTCTTTTTCAGGAACTATAAAATTACTATAGTTATACGTTCTATATGGTAATATTGCAATCCCGAGAATACTTTTCTGAATTTAAACTATTGTttcccaattaaaaaatatataaatgtttTTATCGTAGCTCTTAGCTTGATATCGCTTTCTAAAAGTCATCTTTAGAAAACGATATCAATTACCAGGTCACACCACATGGAGGTGGCTACGTTAGTGACCCACCCTAAAATCATAAGAACGTGAAACCATTCAAAACatacaacataaaataaaaatttaaacaatacaatcttgaaatagaaaataaaattaaaatcctaatatcagaaacaattgagaaaataataataatttaacaataaaatgctgaaatagaaaatataattaacatcataatttcagcaccaattaacaaaataacaattgaacaacaaaatgctgtaatagaaaagatgattattatatacatgaggagaataatttcctgaaataaaatagtgacctccctaaaatcacaaaacccctcaaaacaaacaacataaaactttcaacaataaaatgctgaaatagaaaatataatcaacatcataatttcagtaacaattaacaaaataacaattaaacaacaaaatgctgtaatagaaaagatgattattatatacatgaggagaataatttcctgaaataaaatagtgacctccctgaaatcacaaaacccctcaaaacaaacaacataaaactttcaacaataaaatgctgaaatagaaaatataattaacatcataatttcagtaacaattaacaaaataacaattgaacaacaaaatgctgtaatagaaaagatgattattatatacatgaggagaataatttcctgaaataaaatagtgacctccctgaaatcacaaaacccctcaaaacaaacaacataaaactttcaacaataaaatgctgaaatagaaaatataattaacatcataatttcagtaacaattaacaaaataacaattgaacaacaaaatgctgtaatagaaaagatgattattatatacatgaggagaataatttcctgaaataaaatagtgacctccctaaaattacaaaaacccccaaaacaaacaaaataacaattcaacaatgaaatgctgaaatagaaaatataattaacatcataatttcagtaacaattaacaaaataaaaattcaacaataaaatgctgaaatagaaaatataattaacatcataacttcgattacaattgaaatgaaaaatgcagagaacagaaaatataattaccatTACAATCTCagagatatttaataaaatgagaaCTCACCCAGGctatgttttaaataaattgaacctATTTAAAATGAGAACATGAAATATAATAGATGGGCAAAtcaataagaaaagaataatttatttcaataaagtaataaagaaaaaagaaatagaggAAATAAAATCGCGAGTTGACCATTCAACGAGCTGGCTATTGAACTCATAAAATTTCGAGTTCAATATGTTCTCGACGATATGTGCAAAAGGatcatacaaaaaaaaactaaaaaatgaaaaaacaaattagcGAGCATAGTGACAGAATGACTGTCCATCCAAAGATGGAGAGccattagtagttcccctcttcTGGGCAAATTTTGCCGGGGCTCTTCAGCGTatagcctcttctttcttcggcaATAGCCTCACAAAAATCACTCGCGAAAATTTTACGTTTGCTCAGACATTTGTAAAAACGTAACACGTAAACGAGCAACGATCCCTTGAATCGCTATCCGCATACCTGcacaatttttgcaaatgtcCAAGCACAAAccactttttaatttcacttcacttcactgcACTTTCACTTTTATACTTCATTTTTGTAATCGGGTCTAGTACCACGACTACGACTTACAAACTAATAAGGCTTGgccttgaaaaaatcaagagagaatgctaaattaattaattgataaattaattaaattgcattttcatCTTTTCTCTTGATTTTTGGTTTCCCAACCCCAGATACAAGCTTCTCACGTATTAGAGGAGAATACGAAGAGAAACATGAAAGCTTGCTCTGGCCCTGCCTACTTATAAACTAAACTCAATCACACCAGAAGTAAACTACCTGCCTGCCTatcgctatatttaaaaaagggcaaaaatcattctcacaaaaattcactCCACGGTTCTCATACAACCACCCGGGTGCAAAAATGCCTACACCtagggagaacgtcccgggacgcctccgacaCCCGAGTTCAATTCAACTTTCACACTCTAATAAAATCATACCTTTTTGCTGAAATCGACTGACAAATAATAGTGAACATTATGCTAAAGtaatacatttcattttcgtattctattgaattatctaatgtaaaaatttttcaatttattcttgaTAAGTATTTTGTAATGTGATAGTAAGTTAAGATTGTTAATAAACGGTACAAATCCCACATCCtaaccacacacacacatgtgGAACTTGTATCGTGGTTCACTATTGGTTCACTACTTTTGTCAGTCGCCAAAATGTATTACACTTAAAACTAAACCTTATCCACCGCCCTCCACCCACGCGAGTACATCTAAGTACCCGAATGAGCTTTGGGCATAAAATGAACAAGGCCAAAGGTATTTTCACCTACCAGTTTTCTTCATGTGTGCTGAAATGCCTAAGCTAAAACGTATAATTAGCAAAAACTAAAGATGATATTCTCACTTTATTAACAGTAAGAATATCGGCGAAATTTCACGGCTTCGATTTAGTA
This region of Osmia bicornis bicornis chromosome 5, iOsmBic2.1, whole genome shotgun sequence genomic DNA includes:
- the LOC114876541 gene encoding ATP-dependent DNA helicase Q4 isoform X2 encodes the protein MEILEDPTFKTQYQKYKNRVKLWESRFTEKHGRKPNKNDIKEADIKIKESYKMYWKLKTRALEETLIDITFSEEVQDNVLDKTLTQTSVEETKEDNKPLSDDNKQNLENVSQKVTENTDINIIQSTDNKDIENVDPHCQNQAAAATTTSLVVKNECTNMKGVWGDHLSKSNEIHKKKETLLVGRSSSFQLSQNKFTSSMFVKRNPRKSLSASKIKSKFEKSMNIQTNVSEESTNTETHNEDGIDVNKKLTSVFNNPVKVTYTESTSGSQSINTIQQVIAGHTVNRNLNPAWLDRCAKQNNVEYSAFDSQRLSGTSDSGIESMESSIYSPKENTQMSETSKHPLISDEEDFVCNSDSEETWRNKRIRNFKKNFSDQEIHCPKRPCLDNNINVPTMQQLPTNMNVHAVQSLKVSNEEVKYKDFSTTNVTADKDNDRSDNTTIVTNEANDNDKCIDENSDTETTNKNSTNRRKVRRRIKHISSDDSDPDFNENDKVEGKKKEKSSKTKRRSSTRKNKSTKEPTSKQEKNSTVKTKRTSRKKKYVQSDDDNFLENGTTDLETTDKGSEIYGVETLQAVPRFSINMSNQGDLIEQCTKSVSSTATNSTKSVALPKSKGKLTDKEKLEKKIADGNVNENFVRINLKKKIFVRGHKHFNFSKYKKNQWKQRKKDLQSSENSLVVADYLEKKGVSNCFKCGEVGHFSRNCPNSNTDDLIPLGEIDDGSEFLTLEEAQEMASQNAVIAHANRIDRLPEKPSYSSKAEAEHEGKEIEKSDNDDLWEPIENEELLCGHKIPDELVTKLLPPIIGTVQPLYKLKEDQSCIETPADVFETLEKFGHKSFKPGQEKAIMRILSGQSTLVTLSTGSGKSLCYQLPAYLYSKYSNCITLVISPLVSLMDDQVTGVPSFLSAACLHTNQTEKVRNNVMQMVKQGKLNILLISPEAVVAGEKSTGFGALLRQLPPIAFACIDEAHCISQWSHNFRPSYLMVCRVLKEKMGVKTVLALTATATKTTTESIVNHLGLHDGMAGVISDIPMPRNLMLTVSRDEHRDRALIELLQSERFKQCNSIIVYCTRREECVRIAGLLRVSLQDANNFTKPNSKLSPIAEAYHAGLPASRRKTVQKAFMNGQIRIVVATVAFGMGINKSDIRAIIHYNMPGTFENYVQEVGRAGRDGQIAHCHMFLHPKEDGDKWELRRHIYANGVDRHSIRRLLQKVFVPCSCAKIQAKDRNYRCPGHEVAIPVDETVIALDISAEIISTLLCYLELHPKRFITVLSSVYVRARVSSYGGPQALKQAAQSSPPLAMAIALDLQKGVSHDNSSVIEFPVVDVASAIGWDSGVVKSHLKNLEWKTVNGASKRSNISVRYDTLGLRVKAPGDLTDEELDEALETLVDRARFQETAALQQLETISATLHKLSMPSVKKCLELNDEITNKSNELKDIIRNYFEGKILVDIDSVQQTKVENDAQIVSDVRNLIVSYRDNNFTGRAIARIFHGIQSPNYPAYAWNKCRFWRAHLSCNFNALCQIATKEILALR